One window of the Streptomyces sp. TS71-3 genome contains the following:
- a CDS encoding DUF4255 domain-containing protein, which translates to MSNALAIAHVTQALALLLENNLRPEIDIAVSVETRKPPAEPPPEPTINVFLYQVTPNPNMRNADLVTRASDGTLLKRAAAALDLHYVISAYGEENELVGQRLIGSVVRTLHEIPTLPHDIVEAAAELPFLHGSDLASSPQRVRFTPQVMDVDETSKLWGMLYQTPYTLSVVYTATLVLIDGREKPVPGKPVERSSIRVLPFGAPGAPVPPRIGDVPPGRRPAGVPGGSAAGSGDEAGGSAGSGGTAGGARQDAPSGPGGTTAAGGGDGSGEDAERPEAAAATKRTATKKTASRAGRSAKKAASGAEQGRGAATGQTGSGSGTGSGTAAAKKAVAKRSAAARSRRAQGPKSTDGGEN; encoded by the coding sequence ATGAGCAACGCACTCGCCATCGCACATGTGACCCAGGCCTTGGCCCTGCTGCTGGAGAACAACCTGCGGCCGGAGATCGACATCGCCGTGTCGGTGGAGACCCGCAAGCCGCCGGCCGAGCCGCCCCCGGAGCCGACCATCAACGTCTTCCTCTACCAGGTCACCCCGAACCCCAACATGCGCAACGCCGACCTGGTCACCCGCGCCTCCGACGGCACCCTCCTCAAGCGCGCCGCCGCGGCGCTCGACCTGCACTACGTGATCAGCGCGTACGGCGAGGAGAACGAGCTGGTCGGGCAGCGGCTGATCGGTTCCGTGGTGCGCACCCTGCACGAGATCCCCACGCTCCCCCACGACATCGTCGAGGCGGCCGCCGAACTGCCGTTCCTGCACGGCAGCGACCTGGCCTCGTCGCCTCAACGGGTGCGGTTCACACCGCAGGTCATGGACGTCGACGAGACCTCCAAGCTCTGGGGAATGCTCTACCAGACGCCGTACACGCTCTCGGTCGTCTACACGGCGACGCTCGTGCTGATCGACGGCCGCGAGAAGCCGGTGCCCGGGAAGCCGGTGGAGCGCAGCAGCATCCGGGTGCTGCCGTTCGGGGCGCCCGGAGCGCCGGTGCCGCCGCGGATCGGCGACGTGCCGCCCGGCAGGAGGCCGGCGGGCGTGCCGGGTGGGTCCGCCGCGGGGTCCGGTGACGAGGCGGGTGGCTCCGCCGGGTCCGGGGGCACGGCTGGCGGCGCGCGCCAGGACGCCCCGTCAGGTCCCGGCGGCACGACGGCCGCGGGCGGCGGGGACGGCTCGGGCGAGGATGCCGAGCGGCCGGAGGCCGCGGCGGCCACGAAGCGGACGGCCACGAAGAAGACCGCGTCGCGTGCCGGGAGGTCCGCGAAGAAGGCGGCGAGCGGCGCAGAGCAGGGGCGGGGCGCCGCCACGGGGCAAACGGGCTCGGGTTCGGGCACTGGTTCGGGCACGGCCGCGGCGAAGAAGGCCGTGGCGAAGAGATCCGCGGCGGCGCGGAGCAGGCGTGCCCAGGGGCCGAAGAGCACCGACGGCGGAGAGAACTGA
- a CDS encoding phage tail protein, whose translation MAEFIVNAHRFDPYKNFKFLVLWDGRTVAGISKISPLKRTTEVVKHRNGGDPSSPRKSPGRSEFDGITLERGVTHDPEFDRWANKVWQVGAGLGSEVSLADFRKDIVIQVLNEAGQVAVSHKLYRSWPSEYQVLGEMDANANAVAIQSLKLECEGWERDYEVPEPEEPSFTNPA comes from the coding sequence ATGGCTGAATTCATCGTCAACGCCCATCGTTTCGACCCGTACAAGAACTTCAAGTTCCTGGTCCTCTGGGACGGGCGGACGGTCGCGGGCATCAGCAAGATCAGCCCGCTGAAGCGGACCACCGAGGTGGTCAAGCACAGGAACGGCGGCGACCCCAGCTCGCCGCGGAAGTCCCCGGGCCGCTCCGAGTTCGACGGCATCACGCTGGAGCGCGGGGTCACGCACGACCCGGAGTTCGACCGCTGGGCCAACAAGGTCTGGCAGGTCGGGGCCGGCCTCGGCTCCGAGGTGTCGCTCGCCGACTTCCGCAAGGACATCGTCATCCAGGTCCTGAACGAGGCCGGCCAGGTCGCCGTCTCGCACAAGCTCTACCGGAGCTGGCCGAGCGAGTACCAGGTGCTGGGCGAGATGGACGCCAACGCCAACGCGGTGGCCATCCAGAGCCTGAAGCTGGAGTGCGAGGGCTGGGAGCGGGACTACGAGGTGCCCGAGCCCGAGGAGCCCTCGTTCACCAACCCGGCCTGA
- a CDS encoding phage tail sheath C-terminal domain-containing protein gives MPTIPSYPGVYVEELPSSVRTIQTVTTSVTAFVGHTRRGPLNEPVRVTSFADFERRFGGLSSRSAVGYAVHQFFGNGGTVAVIVRVARAGSGKPASVTLESTEGRGESAALAVYAREPGAWGNGLRVLVDYDTAQCDETFNLRVYDAKGDAREVFSNLSADSGDDRFAETVVNAGSRLIRVESKGDDRPDPSGTVSKPFGHRLPHLAVDLTVKIGDVEREFTLYDPDCDGEAPHGVAELAHLLERKLRAQPDAPGRHAFAAAEVTAFGSRLQVVAGSTDPGDTVRFLGESANDLGLEASVNPPVFPLEGGEDGEAPGPRDLIGSEARKTGIQALRDVDDVNLLVLPELAGYESVDDTVTVVSAAQRLCAERRIFLLVDAPATWVSVDSARAGVAAFDAVRDDHAGLYFPHIQLTDPLTGRLRSFPPSGAVAGVIARTDSERGVWKAPAGTEARLAGVHSLTVRLTDRENGLLNPLGINCLRTFPVVGPLVWGARTLAGTDALDSEWAYVPVRRLALYVEESLRRGLQWVVFEPNDEQLWQQIRLNASAYLNNLFRQGAFKGTTPREAYFVKCDKDTTTDEDLANGVVNVLVGIAPVKPAEFVVVKIQQLAGQFQL, from the coding sequence ATGCCGACGATCCCGTCGTACCCCGGCGTCTACGTCGAAGAGCTTCCCAGCAGCGTCCGCACCATCCAGACCGTCACCACCTCGGTCACCGCCTTCGTGGGCCACACCCGGCGCGGGCCGCTGAACGAACCGGTCCGCGTCACCAGCTTCGCCGACTTCGAGCGCCGCTTCGGCGGCCTGAGCAGCCGCAGCGCCGTCGGTTACGCGGTCCACCAGTTCTTCGGCAACGGCGGCACGGTCGCCGTGATCGTCCGTGTCGCCAGGGCCGGCAGCGGCAAGCCGGCCTCCGTCACGCTGGAGTCCACCGAGGGCCGGGGCGAGTCGGCGGCCCTCGCCGTGTACGCACGCGAACCCGGAGCCTGGGGCAACGGCCTGCGGGTGCTGGTCGACTACGACACGGCCCAGTGTGATGAAACCTTCAACCTCCGGGTGTACGACGCCAAGGGCGACGCCCGGGAGGTCTTCTCCAACCTCTCCGCCGACTCCGGCGACGACCGCTTCGCCGAGACCGTCGTGAACGCCGGCTCCCGGCTGATCCGCGTCGAGTCGAAGGGCGACGACCGGCCCGACCCGTCGGGCACCGTCTCGAAACCTTTCGGCCACCGCCTGCCGCACCTCGCGGTGGACCTCACCGTGAAGATCGGCGACGTCGAGCGCGAGTTCACGCTCTACGACCCGGACTGCGACGGCGAGGCCCCGCACGGGGTCGCCGAGCTGGCGCACCTGCTGGAGCGCAAGCTGCGCGCCCAGCCGGACGCGCCGGGACGGCACGCCTTCGCGGCGGCCGAGGTCACCGCGTTCGGCTCCCGCCTCCAGGTCGTCGCGGGCTCCACGGACCCCGGCGACACCGTGCGGTTCCTCGGCGAGTCGGCCAACGACCTCGGCCTTGAGGCGTCCGTCAACCCGCCGGTGTTCCCGCTGGAGGGCGGCGAGGACGGCGAGGCGCCGGGGCCGCGCGACCTGATCGGCAGCGAGGCCCGCAAGACCGGCATCCAGGCCCTGCGCGACGTCGACGACGTCAACCTGCTGGTCCTGCCCGAGCTGGCCGGATACGAGTCCGTGGACGACACCGTCACCGTCGTCTCCGCCGCCCAGCGGCTCTGCGCGGAGCGCCGGATCTTCCTGCTGGTGGACGCGCCGGCCACCTGGGTCAGCGTGGACTCCGCCCGGGCCGGCGTCGCCGCGTTCGACGCCGTCAGGGACGACCACGCGGGCCTGTACTTCCCGCACATCCAGCTCACCGACCCGCTCACCGGGCGGCTGCGGTCCTTCCCGCCGTCCGGCGCGGTGGCCGGCGTGATCGCGCGCACGGACAGCGAGCGCGGCGTGTGGAAGGCACCGGCCGGCACGGAGGCGCGCCTCGCGGGCGTGCACTCGCTCACGGTCCGCCTCACCGACCGGGAGAACGGCCTGCTGAACCCGCTCGGCATCAACTGCCTGCGCACCTTCCCGGTCGTCGGCCCGCTGGTCTGGGGCGCGCGCACCCTCGCGGGCACGGACGCGCTGGACAGCGAGTGGGCGTACGTGCCGGTGCGGCGCCTCGCCCTGTACGTCGAGGAGTCGCTGCGGCGCGGCCTGCAGTGGGTGGTCTTCGAGCCGAACGACGAGCAGCTCTGGCAGCAGATCCGCCTGAACGCCTCCGCGTACCTCAACAACCTGTTCCGACAGGGCGCGTTCAAGGGCACCACCCCGCGCGAGGCGTACTTCGTGAAGTGCGACAAGGACACGACGACCGACGAGGACCTCGCGAACGGCGTGGTGAACGTCCTGGTCGGCATCGCACCCGTGAAACCGGCCGAGTTCGTGGTCGTGAAGATCCAGCAGCTCGCCGGCCAGTTCCAGCTCTGA
- the sucC gene encoding ADP-forming succinate--CoA ligase subunit beta: MDLFEYQARDLFAKHGVPVLAGEVIDTPEAARAVAERLGGRAVVKAQVKTGGRGKAGGVKLAADPEDAVAKAGQILGMDIKGHTVHKVMLAETADIAEEYYVSFLLDRTNRTFLAMASVEGGVEIEEVAVSNPEALAKVPVDAIDGVTDEKAREIVAAARFPAELTDQVVEVLKTLWTVFVNEDALLVEVNPLVKTGDGKVIALDGKVSLDENAAFRQPDHEALEDKAAADPLEAAAKAKNLNYVKLDGEVGIIGNGAGLVMSTLDVVAYAGEQHGGVKPANFLDIGGGASAQVMANGLEIILGDPAVKSVFVNVFGGITACDEVANGIVQALELLKNKGEDVSKPLVVRLDGNNAELGRKILSDADHPLVQRVDTMDGAADKAAELAAAAR; this comes from the coding sequence GTGGACCTGTTCGAGTACCAGGCGAGGGACCTCTTCGCCAAGCACGGTGTACCGGTGCTGGCCGGTGAAGTCATCGACACGCCTGAGGCGGCGCGCGCGGTGGCCGAGCGACTGGGCGGCCGTGCCGTCGTCAAGGCGCAGGTGAAGACCGGTGGCCGGGGCAAGGCCGGCGGCGTGAAGCTGGCCGCCGACCCCGAGGACGCGGTGGCCAAGGCCGGCCAGATCCTCGGCATGGACATCAAGGGCCACACGGTCCACAAGGTCATGCTGGCCGAGACGGCGGACATCGCGGAGGAGTACTACGTCTCCTTCCTGCTGGACCGCACCAACCGCACCTTCCTCGCCATGGCCTCCGTCGAGGGCGGCGTGGAGATCGAGGAGGTGGCGGTCAGCAACCCCGAGGCGCTCGCCAAGGTCCCGGTCGACGCCATCGACGGCGTCACCGACGAGAAGGCCCGCGAGATCGTCGCGGCGGCCAGGTTCCCGGCCGAGCTCACCGACCAGGTGGTCGAGGTGCTGAAGACCCTGTGGACGGTCTTCGTCAACGAGGACGCCCTGCTGGTCGAGGTGAACCCGCTGGTCAAGACCGGCGACGGCAAGGTCATCGCGCTGGACGGCAAGGTCTCCCTGGACGAGAACGCCGCCTTCCGCCAGCCCGACCACGAGGCCCTGGAGGACAAGGCCGCGGCCGACCCGCTGGAGGCCGCCGCCAAGGCCAAGAACCTCAACTACGTCAAGCTCGACGGCGAGGTCGGCATCATCGGCAACGGCGCGGGCCTGGTCATGTCCACGCTCGACGTGGTCGCCTACGCCGGCGAGCAGCACGGCGGCGTGAAGCCCGCGAACTTCCTCGACATCGGCGGCGGCGCCTCCGCCCAGGTGATGGCCAACGGCCTGGAGATCATCCTGGGCGACCCGGCCGTCAAGTCCGTCTTCGTCAACGTCTTCGGCGGCATCACCGCCTGCGACGAGGTCGCCAACGGCATCGTGCAGGCCCTTGAGCTGCTGAAGAACAAGGGCGAGGACGTCAGCAAGCCCCTCGTCGTGCGCCTCGACGGGAACAACGCCGAGCTGGGTCGCAAGATCCTCTCCGACGCCGACCACCCCCTCGTCCAGCGGGTGGACACCATGGACGGCGCGGCCGACAAGGCTGCCGAGCTCGCAGCCGCCGCGCGCTGA
- the sucD gene encoding succinate--CoA ligase subunit alpha produces the protein MAIFLTKDSKVIVQGMTGATGMKHTRLMLGDGTNVVGGVNPRKAGTSVDFDGTEIPVFGSVKDAIDKTGADVTVIFVPEKFTKDAVIEAIDAEIPLAVVITEGIAVHDSASFWAYAGKKGNKTRIIGPNCPGIITPGQSNVGIIPGDITKPGRIGLVSKSGTLTYQMMYELRDIGFSTAIGIGGDPVIGTTHIDALGAFQADPDTDLIVMIGEIGGDAEERAADFIKANVTKPVVGYVAGFTAPEGKTMGHAGAIVSGSSGTAQAKKEALEAAGVKVGKTPTETARLARELLG, from the coding sequence ATGGCTATCTTCCTCACCAAGGACAGCAAGGTCATCGTCCAGGGCATGACCGGGGCGACCGGCATGAAGCACACCCGCCTGATGCTCGGCGACGGCACCAACGTGGTCGGCGGCGTGAACCCGCGCAAGGCCGGCACCTCCGTCGACTTCGATGGCACGGAGATCCCCGTCTTCGGCTCCGTCAAGGACGCCATCGACAAGACCGGTGCCGACGTCACGGTGATCTTCGTTCCCGAGAAGTTCACCAAGGACGCCGTCATCGAGGCGATCGACGCGGAGATCCCGCTGGCCGTCGTGATCACCGAGGGCATCGCGGTGCACGACTCCGCGTCCTTCTGGGCGTACGCCGGCAAGAAGGGCAACAAGACCCGGATCATCGGCCCCAACTGCCCCGGCATCATCACGCCCGGCCAGTCCAACGTCGGCATCATCCCCGGCGACATCACCAAGCCCGGCCGCATCGGCCTGGTCTCGAAGTCCGGCACGCTGACGTACCAGATGATGTACGAGCTGCGTGACATCGGCTTCTCGACCGCCATCGGCATCGGCGGCGACCCGGTGATCGGCACCACGCACATCGACGCGCTGGGGGCGTTCCAGGCCGACCCCGACACCGACCTGATCGTGATGATCGGCGAGATCGGCGGCGACGCGGAGGAGCGGGCGGCCGACTTCATCAAGGCGAACGTCACCAAGCCGGTCGTCGGCTACGTCGCGGGCTTCACGGCCCCCGAGGGCAAGACGATGGGCCACGCGGGCGCCATCGTCTCCGGTTCGTCGGGCACGGCCCAGGCGAAGAAGGAGGCGCTGGAGGCCGCCGGTGTGAAGGTCGGCAAGACGCCGACGGAGACGGCGCGACTGGCGCGCGAACTCCTCGGCTGA